A single window of Falco rusticolus isolate bFalRus1 chromosome 6, bFalRus1.pri, whole genome shotgun sequence DNA harbors:
- the GREM2 gene encoding gremlin-2, whose amino-acid sequence MIWKFALSVFLMAALVRVTDTRKNRPAGAIPSPYKDSSSNHSERRQQLNKEVLASSQEALVVTERKYLKSDWCKTQPLRQTVSEEGCISRTIINRFCYGQCNSFYIPRHVKKEEESFQSCAFCKPHKVTSSTVQLECPELDPPFRLKKIQKVKQCRCMSVNLNNSGKL is encoded by the coding sequence ATGATTTGGAAATTCGCCTTGTCCGTTTTCCTGATGGCAGCGCTGGTTCGAGTCACGGACACGAGGAAAAACCGTCCGGCGGGCGCCATTCCCTCCCCTTacaaggacagcagcagcaaccactCGGAGCGGAGGCAGCAGCTGAATAAGGAGGTGCTGGCCTCCAGCCAGGAGGCCTTGGTGGTCACCGAGAGGAAATACCTCAAGAGCGACTGGTGCAAGACGCAGCCCCTGCGGCAGACTGTCAGCGAGGAGGGCTGCATAAGCCGCACCATCATCAACCGCTTTTGCTATGGGCAGTGCAACTCCTTCTACATACCGCGGCACgtgaagaaggaggaggagtcCTTCCAGTCCTGCGCGTTCTGCAAGCCACACAAGGTCACCTCTTCCACCGTGCAGCTGGAGTGCCCAGAGCTGGACCCACCCTTCCGACTCAAGAAAATCCAGAAGGTCAAGCAGTGCCGGTGCATGTCTGTGAATCTTAACAACTCGGGCAAACTGTGA